One window from the genome of Enterobacter asburiae encodes:
- the cutC gene encoding copper homeostasis protein CutC — MALLEICCYSVECAVTAQKHGADRIELCAAPKEGGLTPSFGVLKSARQAVTIPVHPIIRPRGGDFCYTAGEFSAMLDDIALVRDLGFPGLVTGLLDEDGNIDLPRMRQIMSAAQGLAVTFHRAFDMCKDPLQAFETLGELGVARILTSGQQASAEKGLQLITELKAHSGVPIIMAGAGVRASNLERFLNAGVEELHSSAGKWIPSPMRYRNTGLSMSTDAEADEYSRYGVEGESVAEMKSLIERHHV; from the coding sequence ATGGCGCTGCTGGAGATTTGTTGTTACAGCGTGGAGTGTGCCGTGACCGCGCAAAAGCACGGGGCTGACCGCATTGAACTGTGCGCGGCACCCAAAGAGGGCGGGCTGACGCCGTCCTTCGGCGTATTGAAGTCTGCCCGTCAGGCCGTCACCATTCCCGTGCACCCGATTATTCGTCCGCGCGGCGGTGATTTTTGTTACACGGCGGGCGAGTTCAGTGCCATGCTTGATGATATCGCGCTCGTTCGGGACCTGGGGTTTCCGGGGCTGGTGACCGGCCTGCTGGATGAAGACGGCAATATCGATCTACCGCGCATGCGTCAGATTATGAGCGCCGCGCAGGGGCTGGCCGTCACATTTCATCGCGCATTTGATATGTGTAAGGATCCGCTTCAGGCCTTTGAAACGCTTGGAGAACTTGGCGTAGCGCGCATTCTGACATCGGGCCAGCAGGCGTCAGCTGAAAAAGGACTGCAATTAATTACGGAACTAAAAGCACATTCCGGTGTTCCAATAATAATGGCGGGTGCGGGAGTCCGCGCCAGCAATCTGGAACGGTTTTTAAACGCCGGGGTAGAAGAGCTGCACAGCTCCGCGGGTAAATGGATACCTTCACCCATGCGTTATCGCAACACAGGATTGTCAATGTCGACGGATGCTGAAGCGGATGAGTATTCACGCTATGGCGTAGAGGGAGAGTCGGTTGCGGAAATGAAGTCGCTGATTGAGCGCCATCACGTGTAG
- the argS gene encoding arginine--tRNA ligase, with amino-acid sequence MNIQALLSEKVSQALIAAGAPADCEPQVRQSAKVQFGDYQANGVMAVAKKLGMPPRQLAEQVLTHLDLSGIASKTEIAGPGFINIFLEPAFLARHVDAALKSDRLGVSQPEAQTVVIDYSAPNVAKEMHVGHLRSTIIGDAAVRTLEFLGHKVIRANHVGDWGTQFGMLIAYLEKQQQENAGEMALADLEGFYREAKKHYDEDEAFAERARSYVVKLQGGDQYFLEMWRKLVDITMSQNQLTYNRLNVTLTRDDVMGESLYNPMLPGIVADLKAKHLAVESEGATVVFLDEYKNKEGEPMGVIIQKKDGGYLYTTTDIACAKYRYETLHADRVLYYIDSRQHQHLMQAWTIVRKAGYVPDCVPLEHHMFGMMLGKDGKPFKTRAGGTVKLSDLLDEALERARRLVAEKNPDMPADELEKLANAVGIGAVKYADLSKNRTTDYIFDWDNMLAFEGNTAPYMQYAYTRVLSVFRKANIDESVLANAAVTITEDREAQLAARLLQFEETLTVVARDGTPHVMCAYLYDLAGLFSGFYEHCPILSAENESVRNSRLKLAQLTAKTLKLGLDTLGIETVERM; translated from the coding sequence GTGAATATTCAGGCTCTTCTCTCCGAAAAAGTCAGTCAGGCACTGATTGCCGCAGGCGCGCCTGCGGATTGCGAACCGCAGGTTCGTCAGTCAGCAAAAGTACAGTTTGGCGACTATCAGGCTAATGGCGTGATGGCAGTGGCTAAAAAACTGGGCATGCCGCCGCGACAGCTCGCTGAGCAGGTACTGACGCATCTGGATCTTTCCGGCATTGCCAGCAAAACCGAAATCGCCGGTCCGGGCTTTATCAACATCTTCCTTGAGCCTGCGTTCCTGGCACGCCACGTTGACGCGGCGCTGAAATCTGACCGTCTGGGCGTTTCCCAGCCGGAGGCGCAGACCGTCGTGATCGACTACTCTGCCCCGAACGTGGCGAAAGAGATGCACGTTGGCCACCTGCGCTCCACCATCATCGGTGATGCCGCAGTGCGCACGCTCGAGTTCCTCGGTCACAAGGTGATCCGCGCGAACCACGTGGGCGACTGGGGTACCCAGTTCGGCATGCTGATTGCTTACCTGGAAAAACAGCAGCAGGAAAACGCGGGTGAAATGGCGCTGGCGGACCTGGAAGGGTTCTACCGCGAAGCTAAAAAGCACTACGACGAAGACGAAGCCTTTGCCGAGCGCGCGCGCAGCTACGTGGTAAAACTGCAGGGCGGCGATCAATATTTCCTCGAGATGTGGCGCAAGCTGGTCGACATCACCATGTCTCAGAACCAGCTTACCTATAACCGCCTGAACGTCACCCTGACCCGTGACGACGTGATGGGTGAAAGCCTCTATAACCCAATGCTGCCCGGCATTGTGGCCGACCTGAAAGCCAAGCACCTGGCGGTTGAGAGCGAAGGCGCAACGGTGGTGTTCCTTGATGAGTACAAAAACAAGGAAGGTGAACCGATGGGCGTGATCATCCAGAAAAAGGATGGCGGCTACCTCTACACCACAACCGATATCGCCTGCGCGAAATACCGTTACGAAACGCTGCATGCTGACCGCGTGCTGTACTACATCGACTCCCGTCAGCACCAGCACCTGATGCAGGCGTGGACCATCGTGCGTAAAGCCGGTTACGTGCCGGATTGCGTTCCGCTGGAACACCACATGTTCGGCATGATGCTGGGTAAAGACGGCAAGCCGTTCAAAACCCGTGCTGGCGGTACCGTTAAGCTGTCCGACCTGCTGGACGAAGCGCTGGAACGCGCCCGCCGTCTGGTGGCCGAGAAGAACCCGGACATGCCTGCCGATGAGCTGGAAAAACTGGCCAACGCCGTGGGTATCGGTGCGGTGAAATACGCGGATCTCTCCAAGAACCGCACCACCGACTATATCTTCGACTGGGATAACATGCTGGCGTTTGAAGGCAACACGGCGCCTTACATGCAGTATGCCTACACCCGCGTGCTCTCCGTATTCCGTAAGGCAAACATCGATGAAAGCGTACTGGCGAATGCAGCCGTGACCATCACCGAAGATCGTGAAGCGCAGCTGGCGGCGCGTCTGCTGCAGTTCGAAGAGACGCTGACGGTTGTCGCGCGTGACGGAACGCCGCACGTGATGTGTGCTTACCTGTACGATCTGGCGGGTCTGTTCTCCGGCTTCTACGAGCACTGCCCTATTCTGTCTGCGGAAAACGAATCGGTCCGCAACAGCCGCCTGAAGCTGGCGCAGCTCACGGCGAAGACCCTGAAGCTGGGTCTGGATACCCTGGGTATCGAAACCGTAGAACGCATGTAA
- the flhE gene encoding flagellar protein FlhE, protein MRKWLWILLFPLAAQASGEGTWQASSMGVTLSNRGVAMSSNPLSPSDGVSGQMGLVVWNYRLIGPTPAGLRVRLCSQTRCTEIDGENGTTQAFNGVPAIEPLRFIWEVPGGGRLIPALKVQSNSVIVNYR, encoded by the coding sequence ATGCGTAAATGGCTTTGGATTTTGCTCTTCCCGCTGGCGGCACAGGCTAGCGGGGAGGGGACCTGGCAGGCGAGCAGCATGGGTGTGACCCTCAGCAACCGGGGCGTCGCCATGTCCTCTAACCCGCTGTCGCCTTCTGACGGGGTGTCCGGTCAGATGGGCCTTGTGGTCTGGAACTACCGGCTGATTGGCCCTACGCCAGCGGGCCTGCGGGTGCGCCTCTGCTCCCAGACGCGCTGCACGGAAATCGACGGCGAAAACGGCACGACACAGGCATTCAACGGCGTACCGGCGATTGAACCTCTGCGTTTCATCTGGGAAGTGCCGGGCGGTGGACGCTTAATCCCGGCCCTGAAAGTACAGAGTAATTCTGTCATCGTGAACTACCGCTAA
- a CDS encoding VOC family protein has protein sequence MANWLSIDELHDISADLPRFTQAFTELATRLGLDIAPLEADHISLRCHQNATAERWRRGFEQCGELLSENIINGRPICLFKLHEPVNVAHWQFTVVELPWPGEKRYPHEGWEHIEIVLPGEPETLNARALALLSDEGLSKPGIFVKTSSPKGERERLPNPTLAVTDGQVTVKFHPWTIEQIVASEA, from the coding sequence ATGGCGAACTGGCTATCCATTGACGAACTGCATGATATTTCCGCAGATTTACCGCGCTTCACCCAGGCGTTCACAGAACTTGCCACCCGTCTGGGTCTGGATATCGCACCGCTTGAGGCCGATCACATCTCTTTGCGCTGTCATCAGAATGCCACCGCCGAGCGCTGGCGTCGTGGGTTTGAGCAGTGTGGTGAGTTACTGTCCGAGAACATCATCAACGGTCGCCCCATTTGCCTGTTTAAACTCCATGAACCGGTGAACGTGGCGCACTGGCAATTCACCGTGGTTGAACTGCCGTGGCCGGGTGAGAAACGCTATCCACACGAAGGCTGGGAACATATCGAAATTGTTCTGCCGGGAGAGCCGGAGACGTTAAACGCGCGCGCGCTGGCCCTGCTTTCTGACGAGGGCTTAAGCAAGCCGGGAATTTTTGTGAAGACGAGTTCACCCAAAGGCGAGCGCGAGCGGTTGCCTAACCCGACGCTGGCCGTCACTGACGGACAGGTTACGGTGAAGTTTCATCCGTGGACCATTGAGCAGATCGTTGCCAGCGAAGCGTAA
- a CDS encoding MFS transporter: MKTRKIGLANYLAYGSGDFLGAGTTALTAAWLLYFYTTFCGLSPIEATFIFAAARVLDAVVSPLMGFLTDNFGTTWFGKRFGRRKFFILLGIPCVFSYSLMWVGDMSFWYYLLTYLLFDIVYTMILVPYETLVPEMTDDFKQKTKFSGARISMAQMSAILASFLPGILLTHFGKDNAVSFFYASLVFSVLCALMLTFVWFFTWERPREEWSEAALRAEEEKKKLTLGQSLNRLFVELSSTLRIKIFRQHLGMYLGGYIAQDVFNAVFTYYVVFVLMQEASMASNLLGTMAIFQFLAVIAMIPLCIRFGPAPSYRMVVVLFGLASISYAVLYYAGLSDVYALLLLISAVAGLGRGGINYVPWNTYTYIADVDEVITGQRREGIFAGIMTLTRKASQAGAVMLVGIVMQMSGFVSGQKVQPAEVSHTILMILSVGTILVLFCGFLVSLRFKLNLQTHSTLREETAKMRECGHAMPESATPHARATVEMLAGMPYESLWGNNNIGYLNRNKPAAPSLKDRAVLNSTYNRG, from the coding sequence ATGAAAACACGTAAAATTGGACTCGCAAATTATCTTGCTTACGGGTCAGGCGATTTCCTCGGGGCGGGTACCACCGCCCTGACGGCGGCCTGGCTTTTATATTTCTATACCACCTTCTGCGGGCTCTCACCGATCGAAGCAACCTTCATCTTTGCCGCGGCAAGGGTGCTGGATGCCGTAGTTAGCCCGTTAATGGGCTTTTTAACCGATAACTTTGGTACGACCTGGTTCGGTAAGCGCTTTGGCCGCCGTAAGTTCTTTATCCTGCTGGGAATTCCGTGCGTTTTCAGCTACTCGCTGATGTGGGTAGGGGACATGAGCTTCTGGTACTACCTGCTGACCTATCTGCTGTTTGATATTGTCTACACCATGATTCTGGTGCCGTACGAAACGCTGGTGCCGGAAATGACCGACGACTTTAAGCAGAAAACCAAGTTCTCCGGGGCGCGTATCTCTATGGCGCAGATGTCCGCCATTCTGGCCTCTTTCCTGCCGGGGATCCTGTTGACCCACTTCGGGAAAGACAACGCGGTTTCCTTCTTCTATGCAAGCCTGGTCTTCTCCGTGCTTTGCGCGCTGATGCTGACCTTCGTCTGGTTCTTCACCTGGGAACGCCCGCGCGAAGAGTGGTCTGAAGCGGCGCTGCGTGCTGAAGAAGAGAAGAAGAAGCTGACGCTGGGGCAGAGCCTCAACCGTCTGTTCGTCGAGTTAAGCTCGACGCTGCGCATCAAGATTTTCCGTCAGCATCTGGGCATGTACCTCGGCGGCTATATCGCGCAGGACGTGTTTAATGCGGTATTCACCTACTACGTGGTGTTCGTGCTGATGCAGGAAGCGTCAATGGCGTCCAATCTGCTGGGCACGATGGCCATCTTCCAGTTCCTTGCGGTTATCGCCATGATCCCGCTGTGTATCCGCTTCGGGCCTGCGCCGTCCTACCGCATGGTGGTGGTGCTGTTTGGTCTGGCATCAATTTCCTACGCCGTGCTCTATTACGCGGGCCTGAGCGACGTTTACGCTCTGCTGTTGCTGATCTCTGCGGTGGCGGGCCTTGGTCGCGGCGGAATCAACTATGTGCCATGGAATACCTACACCTACATTGCTGACGTGGATGAAGTGATCACCGGCCAGCGCCGCGAAGGGATCTTCGCGGGCATCATGACCCTGACCCGTAAGGCGTCACAGGCCGGTGCGGTGATGCTGGTGGGCATTGTGATGCAGATGTCCGGCTTTGTCAGCGGTCAGAAAGTGCAGCCTGCGGAAGTGAGCCACACCATTTTGATGATCCTGAGCGTGGGCACCATCCTGGTGCTGTTCTGCGGCTTCCTCGTTTCCCTGCGCTTCAAGCTCAATTTGCAGACCCACAGCACGCTGCGCGAGGAGACCGCGAAAATGCGTGAATGTGGTCATGCGATGCCTGAGTCAGCGACGCCACACGCCCGCGCCACCGTCGAGATGCTGGCCGGTATGCCTTATGAGTCACTGTGGGGCAATAACAACATCGGCTATCTGAATCGCAACAAGCCAGCGGCGCCTTCGCTGAAGGATCGCGCGGTACTGAATTCGACATACAACAGAGGTTAA
- the cmoB gene encoding tRNA 5-methoxyuridine(34)/uridine 5-oxyacetic acid(34) synthase CmoB, which yields MIEFSNFYQLIAKNQLSHWLETLPAQIAAWQRDQQHGLLKQWSNAVEYLPELTPHRLDLLHSVTAESEEPLPAGQINRIETLMRNLMPWRKGPFSLYGVNINTEWRSDWKWDRVLPHLSDLTGRTILDVGCGSGYHMWRMIGAGAHLAVGIDPMQLFLCQFEAVRKLLGNDQRAHLLPLGIEQLPALKAFDTVFSMGVLYHRRSPLEHLWQLKDQLVSGGELVLETLVIEGDEHAVLVPGDRYAQMRNVYFIPSALALKNWLEKCGFVDVRIADVSVTSIEEQRRTDWMITESLEQFLDPADHSKTIEGYPAPMRAVLIATKP from the coding sequence ATGATCGAATTCAGCAACTTCTATCAGCTGATTGCCAAAAACCAGCTTTCCCACTGGCTGGAAACCTTGCCCGCGCAGATTGCCGCCTGGCAGCGCGATCAGCAGCACGGCCTGTTAAAGCAGTGGTCAAACGCGGTGGAGTATCTGCCCGAACTGACCCCGCATCGTCTGGATCTTCTGCACAGCGTAACCGCCGAGAGCGAAGAGCCGCTTCCGGCCGGGCAGATCAACCGCATCGAAACGCTGATGCGTAACCTGATGCCGTGGCGCAAAGGGCCGTTTTCACTTTACGGCGTGAACATCAATACCGAATGGCGCTCTGACTGGAAATGGGATCGCGTTCTGCCCCACCTTTCCGACCTGACCGGACGTACCATTCTGGACGTGGGCTGCGGCAGCGGTTACCACATGTGGCGCATGATTGGCGCGGGCGCGCATCTGGCGGTCGGTATTGACCCGATGCAGCTGTTCCTGTGCCAGTTTGAAGCGGTGCGCAAGCTGCTGGGTAACGACCAGCGCGCGCACCTGCTGCCGCTGGGCATCGAACAGCTCCCTGCCCTGAAAGCGTTTGATACCGTCTTCTCCATGGGCGTGCTGTATCACCGTCGTTCTCCGCTTGAACACCTGTGGCAACTGAAAGATCAGCTGGTCAGCGGCGGCGAGCTGGTGCTGGAAACGCTGGTGATTGAAGGCGATGAGCATGCCGTTCTGGTGCCGGGCGATCGCTACGCGCAGATGCGCAACGTTTACTTCATCCCTTCCGCGCTGGCGCTGAAGAACTGGCTGGAGAAGTGCGGGTTTGTGGATGTGCGGATTGCCGATGTCAGCGTGACCTCTATCGAAGAGCAGCGCCGCACCGACTGGATGATCACCGAATCGCTGGAGCAGTTCCTCGACCCGGCCGACCACAGCAAAACCATCGAAGGCTATCCGGCCCCGATGCGTGCGGTGTTGATTGCGACCAAGCCGTAG
- the bglB gene encoding beta-galactosidase BglB — MKVWPVKHSPLLRQPERFIARDELKSLIQKVTHSLVNIHDKTGEFLLRLDDGRVIDTKGWAGWEWTHGVGLYGIWQYYCQTGDEGMRDIIDGWFADRFAEGATTKNVNTMSPFLTLAYRYEETKNQAWLPWLESWAEWAMAEMPRTEHGGMQHITLAEENHQQMWDDTLMMTVLPLAKIGKLLNKPEYVEEAVYQFLLHVQNLMDRETGLWFHGWSYDGNHNFARARWARGNSWLTIVIPDFLELVDLPENSAVRRYLVKVLNAQIAALAKCQDDSGLWHTLLDDPHSYLEASATAGFAYGILKAVRKRYVGAEYAEVAEKAIRGIVKNISPEGELLQTSFGTGMGSDLEFYRQIPLTSMPYGQAMAILCLTEYLRKYF, encoded by the coding sequence ATGAAAGTTTGGCCTGTCAAACATAGCCCGTTACTGCGTCAGCCAGAGCGCTTTATCGCCCGGGACGAGCTGAAATCGCTGATTCAAAAGGTGACGCATAGCCTGGTCAATATCCACGACAAAACGGGTGAATTTTTGCTGCGGCTGGACGACGGGCGCGTGATCGACACCAAAGGCTGGGCCGGATGGGAGTGGACGCACGGCGTCGGCCTGTACGGTATCTGGCAGTATTACTGCCAGACCGGCGACGAAGGTATGCGAGACATCATCGACGGCTGGTTTGCCGACCGCTTTGCGGAAGGCGCGACCACCAAAAACGTGAATACCATGTCGCCGTTCCTGACGCTGGCCTATCGCTACGAAGAGACCAAAAATCAGGCCTGGCTGCCGTGGCTGGAAAGCTGGGCGGAATGGGCGATGGCCGAGATGCCGCGCACTGAACACGGCGGGATGCAGCACATCACCCTGGCGGAAGAGAACCATCAGCAGATGTGGGACGATACGCTGATGATGACGGTATTGCCGCTGGCGAAAATCGGCAAGCTGCTCAACAAACCGGAATACGTTGAAGAGGCGGTGTATCAGTTCCTGCTGCACGTGCAGAACCTGATGGACCGGGAGACCGGGCTGTGGTTCCACGGCTGGAGCTACGACGGTAATCATAACTTTGCCCGTGCCCGCTGGGCGCGCGGCAACAGCTGGCTCACCATCGTGATCCCGGACTTTCTCGAGCTTGTGGACCTGCCGGAAAACAGCGCCGTGCGCCGCTACCTGGTGAAGGTATTGAATGCGCAGATTGCCGCGCTGGCGAAATGTCAGGACGACAGCGGGCTATGGCATACGCTGCTCGACGATCCACATTCGTATCTTGAGGCGTCCGCCACGGCAGGGTTTGCCTACGGCATTCTGAAAGCCGTGCGCAAGCGCTACGTTGGCGCGGAGTATGCCGAAGTGGCAGAAAAAGCGATTCGCGGTATCGTCAAAAATATTTCGCCGGAAGGCGAGCTGCTGCAAACCTCGTTCGGTACGGGGATGGGGAGCGATCTGGAGTTTTATCGCCAGATCCCGCTGACCTCGATGCCGTACGGGCAGGCGATGGCGATACTGTGTCTGACGGAGTATTTGCGGAAATACTTCTGA
- the flhB gene encoding flagellar biosynthesis protein FlhB, which produces MAEENDDKTEAPTPHRLEKAREEGQIPRSRELTSLLILIVGVCIIWWGGESLARKLAGMLSTGLRFDHSMVNDPNLILSQIIQLIKGAMVALLPLITGVVLVALVSPVMLGGLVFSAKSLQPKFSKLNPLPGIAKMFSAQTGAELLKAVLKSVLMGSSAGFYLWYHWPEMMRLISESPLTAMSNALNLVGLCALLVVLSIIPMVGFDVIFQLYTHFKKLRMSRQDIRDEYKQMEGDPHVKGRIRQMQRAAARRRMMEDVPKADVIVTNPTHYSVALRYDENKMSAPKVVAKGAGLIALRIREIGTEHRVPILEAPPLARALYRHADIGQQIPGQLYAAVAEVLAWVWQLKRWRLAGGQRPVKPENLPVPAALDFMNEKDTDG; this is translated from the coding sequence GTGGCAGAAGAGAACGACGACAAAACGGAAGCCCCCACACCCCACCGACTAGAAAAGGCGCGTGAGGAAGGGCAGATCCCCCGATCCCGAGAATTGACCTCCCTGCTGATCCTTATCGTAGGGGTGTGCATTATCTGGTGGGGCGGGGAGTCGCTCGCCCGCAAGCTGGCGGGAATGTTGTCCACCGGCTTACGCTTTGACCACAGCATGGTCAACGATCCGAATCTGATCCTCAGCCAGATTATTCAGCTTATTAAAGGAGCCATGGTCGCGCTGTTGCCCCTGATTACCGGTGTTGTGCTGGTCGCGCTGGTCTCTCCGGTGATGCTCGGCGGTCTGGTTTTTAGTGCCAAATCGCTGCAACCGAAATTTTCCAAACTGAACCCGCTGCCGGGCATTGCGAAAATGTTCTCTGCGCAGACCGGGGCTGAGCTGCTCAAAGCCGTTCTCAAATCGGTGCTGATGGGCAGTTCCGCGGGGTTTTACCTCTGGTACCACTGGCCGGAAATGATGCGTCTTATCAGCGAATCGCCGCTCACCGCAATGAGCAATGCGCTGAATCTGGTCGGGCTCTGCGCGCTGCTGGTGGTGCTCAGCATTATCCCGATGGTGGGTTTTGACGTGATCTTCCAGCTTTATACCCACTTCAAAAAACTGCGCATGTCACGGCAGGATATTCGTGACGAATATAAGCAGATGGAAGGTGACCCGCACGTAAAAGGGCGCATCCGCCAGATGCAGCGTGCCGCCGCCCGACGCCGCATGATGGAAGATGTGCCGAAGGCCGACGTCATTGTTACCAACCCGACGCACTATTCCGTTGCGCTGCGCTATGACGAAAACAAAATGAGCGCGCCGAAAGTCGTCGCGAAAGGGGCTGGACTGATCGCGCTGCGCATCCGGGAAATTGGCACAGAACACCGCGTGCCGATCCTCGAAGCCCCTCCGCTGGCGCGTGCCCTGTACCGCCATGCGGATATTGGACAACAGATCCCGGGACAACTCTACGCCGCCGTGGCGGAAGTGCTGGCCTGGGTATGGCAGTTGAAGCGCTGGCGTCTGGCCGGCGGTCAACGGCCTGTGAAACCTGAGAACCTTCCGGTGCCTGCCGCGCTGGATTTTATGAACGAGAAGGACACTGATGGCTAA
- the flhA gene encoding flagellar biosynthesis protein FlhA, whose protein sequence is MANLVAMLRLPGNLKSTQWQILAGPILILLILSMMVLPLPAFILDLLFTFNIALSIMVLLVAMFTQRTLEFAAFPTILLFTTLLRLALNVASTRIILMEGHTGAAAAGKVVEAFGHFLVGGNFAIGIVVFVILVIINFMVITKGAGRIAEVGARFVLDGMPGKQMAIDADLNAGLIAEDEAKKRRSEVTQEADFYGSMDGASKFVRGDAIAGILIMVINVVGGLLVGVLQHGMDMGHAAESYTLLTIGDGLVAQIPALVISTAAGVIVTRVSTDQDVGEQMVGQLFSNPRVMLLAAAVLGLLGLVPGMPNLVFLLFTAGLLGLAWWMRGRETKPAAEPVPVKMPENTQAVEATWNDVQLEDSLGMEVGYRLIPMVDFQQDGELLGRIRSIRKKFAQDMGFLPPVVHIRDNMDLPPARYRILMKGVEIGSGDAYPGRWLAINPGTAAGTLPGEQTIDPAFGLAAIWIESALKEQAQIQGYTVVEASTVVATHLNHLIGQFSAELFGRQEAQQLLDRVTQEMPKLTEDLVPGVVTLTTLHKVLQNLLEEKVPIRDMRTILETLAEHAPIQSDPHELTAVVRVALGRAITQQWFPGTGEVQVIGLDTPLERLLLQALQGGGGLEPGLADRLLAQTQEALARQEMLGAPPVLLVNHALRPLLSRFLRRSLNQLVVLSNLELSDNRHIRMTATIGGK, encoded by the coding sequence ATGGCTAATCTGGTGGCAATGTTGCGCCTGCCCGGCAACCTGAAATCGACCCAATGGCAGATCCTTGCCGGGCCGATTCTGATCCTGCTAATTCTGTCGATGATGGTACTGCCGCTCCCGGCGTTCATCCTCGATCTGCTTTTCACTTTCAATATTGCGCTGTCCATAATGGTGCTGCTGGTGGCGATGTTCACCCAGCGTACCCTGGAGTTCGCCGCGTTCCCGACCATTCTGCTGTTTACCACCTTGCTACGCCTGGCGCTGAACGTCGCGTCCACGCGTATCATCCTGATGGAAGGTCACACCGGTGCGGCAGCGGCAGGTAAAGTGGTGGAGGCGTTCGGCCACTTCCTGGTGGGCGGCAATTTCGCTATCGGTATCGTGGTGTTCGTTATCCTCGTTATCATCAACTTTATGGTTATCACCAAAGGTGCAGGGCGTATCGCGGAAGTGGGCGCGCGTTTTGTGCTGGACGGGATGCCGGGCAAGCAGATGGCGATCGACGCCGACCTGAACGCCGGTCTTATCGCTGAAGATGAAGCCAAAAAACGCCGTTCGGAAGTGACGCAGGAAGCGGACTTCTACGGCTCCATGGACGGTGCGAGTAAGTTTGTGCGCGGTGACGCCATCGCGGGCATTCTGATCATGGTGATTAACGTGGTCGGCGGCCTGCTGGTGGGGGTATTGCAGCACGGGATGGACATGGGCCACGCGGCGGAGAGCTATACGCTGCTGACCATTGGTGACGGTCTGGTTGCGCAGATCCCGGCGCTGGTTATCTCCACGGCGGCGGGTGTGATTGTGACCCGCGTGAGCACCGATCAGGACGTTGGCGAGCAGATGGTGGGCCAGCTTTTCAGTAACCCGCGCGTGATGCTGCTGGCCGCTGCCGTTCTGGGTTTGCTCGGCCTGGTGCCGGGTATGCCAAACCTGGTGTTCCTGCTGTTTACGGCGGGTCTGCTGGGGCTAGCCTGGTGGATGCGCGGTCGTGAAACCAAACCGGCAGCGGAGCCTGTTCCGGTAAAAATGCCGGAGAATACCCAGGCCGTCGAAGCGACCTGGAACGACGTTCAGCTGGAAGATTCCCTGGGCATGGAAGTGGGCTATCGCCTGATTCCGATGGTCGATTTCCAGCAGGATGGCGAGCTGCTTGGCCGTATCCGCAGCATCCGTAAAAAATTCGCGCAGGATATGGGCTTCCTGCCGCCGGTTGTTCACATCCGCGACAATATGGACCTGCCGCCCGCGCGCTACCGTATTCTGATGAAAGGTGTCGAAATTGGCAGCGGTGATGCCTATCCGGGCCGCTGGCTGGCGATTAACCCCGGCACCGCCGCAGGCACGCTGCCGGGCGAGCAAACCATCGATCCGGCCTTTGGCCTGGCCGCTATCTGGATTGAAAGTGCCCTGAAAGAGCAGGCGCAGATCCAGGGGTATACGGTTGTCGAGGCCAGTACCGTGGTGGCGACCCACCTTAACCATCTGATTGGGCAATTCTCGGCGGAGCTCTTTGGCCGCCAGGAAGCGCAGCAGCTGCTGGACCGCGTCACGCAGGAGATGCCGAAGCTGACCGAAGATCTGGTCCCGGGCGTGGTGACGCTGACGACGCTGCACAAGGTGCTGCAAAACCTGCTCGAAGAAAAGGTGCCGATCCGCGATATGCGCACCATTCTGGAAACGCTGGCAGAGCATGCGCCAATCCAGAGCGATCCGCACGAGCTGACGGCGGTGGTGCGCGTGGCGCTGGGCCGCGCGATCACCCAGCAGTGGTTCCCGGGAACCGGAGAAGTGCAGGTTATTGGCCTCGATACGCCGCTTGAACGTCTGCTGCTGCAGGCTCTGCAGGGCGGGGGCGGCCTGGAGCCGGGGCTGGCGGACCGTCTGCTGGCGCAAACGCAGGAGGCGCTGGCGCGTCAGGAGATGCTGGGGGCGCCGCCGGTGCTGCTGGTGAACCATGCGCTGCGTCCGCTGCTGTCGCGCTTCCTGCGTCGTAGCCTGAATCAGCTGGTCGTGCTGTCGAATCTGGAGCTGTCGGATAACCGTCATATCCGCATGACCGCGACGATTGGAGGAAAATAA